The Thermosipho melanesiensis BI429 sequence AATGTTTCAGGTAAAATTTTTTGGTAATTTTTTTCGTAAATTAAGTCTGATATTCTCCGTGAAAAAAACATGGAAAATATTCCAGAAATTATTATTGAAAAGATAAAAGAATATATTACTGCAGTGTTAAAGTATATATTTGTGGTTTTTATGTAGTTGAGAATTATCCACAATGATATAGTTGTTATAATCCACGGGCCTGCAGATGTTAAGATTGAATAAAGAATTGCAAGTACATCTGTATATATTTTGTTTTGAAAGAAAAGTCTATTTAATTTGAACCCTATTCCTGCCACTTTATTTCACCACCGAAAGATATAGGTTTTTATAATTTTTTATCATTTGCTTTAAGGTATATCTTAGTAGAACTCTCTTTTTTCCGATTTCAGATGCTTTTTCTCTAAATGTATCATTCTCATAAAGTGTTATTATAGCATTGGCAATTGATTTAAAATCTTTTGGTTTAACTATTATTCCTGCAGGACCAATTATGTCTTCTTTGCTCCCATATACCAATTCTCTACATGCGCCAACGTTTGTTGCAATCACGGGTATACCTATGGAAAAAGCTTCTAATATAACAAAAGGTTGTCCTTCACTAACGCTTGTTAGTAAAAGAAGATTTAGATTTTCATAGTATTTTTTTACATCTACCATGCCTGTGAACTCAACTGTGTCTTTTAGATTAAATAATTCCACCATTTCATAACATTCTTTAAAATATTCTGGTTCTTCATCTTTAGGGCCAATTATATATAATTTGAAATCTTTTATCTTGTCTTTTACTATTCTTGCAGCCTTAATTGCAGTTTTTATATCTTTTATTTCAACAACCCTTCCAACTAATCCAACGTTGAAGGGATGTTTTTCTTTTTTGTATTTTATATCTTTGAATTTTTCCACATCTATTCCATTGGGAATTACAAACATTTTTGAATCATCGCTGCAGAATTCTTTTTCAAATTTTTGATTATCTTTAAATAACGTGGTAATTTTCTTTGCACCTTGATATACAATTGAACTTATTGTATTAAATAGTTTTATCCAACCTGTTTTGAATTCTTCTTTTATCCAATCAGAGCGTAGTATTTCAAGTTGTCTTTCTCTATGGTATATGCCGTGTTCCGTTAAAACAACTGGTTTATTGTATTTTAATCCATTTAATATTGCGGATATACCTGCATACCCTGTTGTTATTGTATGGTATATATCACATTTTGGAAGATCTATTGTCATTGCGTTTAAAAATGGAATCATCATTGAATATAATGTCCAATAGTAGTTTGGAAAATTTTCGTAAGGTAGATATTTTTGATAAAAGTTAATTATTGAATTCCAGTAGAAATCTGATTTTAGAAAACTTGTAAAATCAAAAGAGTTATTGTTTTCAAAAAGGTGGTATAGTTTTTTGCCCATTGCTTTTTCGTCAAATGGATATTTTATTATTTTACTGAGTTCATTGGTAAACTTTTTTGCTATTTTTTTCTTGTTTTTGAATTTATATTGAGCAAATAATGAGAATTCAAAATAGTCAGTAACATTTTTTGGAAATTCATATTTAAATTGCCTTTCTTTAGGTATATCTCCAACGTGTATTACACAAAATTCCATATCTTTTATGTTTTTTATTAAAGAATGTCCCCAACTTGATACTCCTCCTACTACGTAAGGATACGTACCTTCAAAAATTATTCCTACTTTCAGTTTAATCACCTTCTAACATTTTTGTTATTTCATCTTTTTTTGGGTTATTTTTAATTATATACAACCCAAATTTTTGTATAGAAGTTAAATTTAATTTTTCAAGCTCTTCTATTAGAAGATTAAATTTTAAATTTTCTGCAAATTTGTATTTGTTAAAATCTTTAAGAGTTGAGGAAATTACCATTAATTCTTCTACTTTTGCTAAATCTTTTGTTGTTAAGTTTTGTTTGTTGTACAACTCGTTAAATATTTCATTCATTTTTATGTATAAGCTTCTTTTATCCCAAGGTAATTTCTTTATCTCATTTGGAGAGATTACTTGATTGTAATTTATAACAATTATTATTACTATTAAAAATAGAGTTAGAAAGAATAAGATTTTGTCCATTTTATCACTCCAGAATTACTTTCAAAGCTTCATTTTTGAAAGTAAAGTTATATGCGTTGAATTTTTCTAGTAACTTTTTAACTTTTTCTTTCTTTTTCTTTTTTATATAGAAAAGTAAAGCTTTTTCAAGTAAGGTTTGAGAGTTTAGTTTTTCAACTTTTTCATCTATTATCTCCTCAATAAGTTCATCTTCGCCAAGGTATTGTAGTACATCAATTAATAATAAAATGGTTTTTATATTAAAAGGATATGTTGCTAGATTGTCTAGTAAGATTTGCTTTATAGAGAGCAAGATATCTATCTTTTGATTTTCCGTGAGAAAAGGAGATAGGGCATAATAAAATGAATATTTTGCATATTCTATCTTTTTATTCTTTGTTTCTGAAATCTTTTCTAAAAGTATATTTTCCACGTTGTTTATACTTTCTGAGGCATATAGGACTACATCTTGGTCCGAATTTGTTTCAATTACGCTGTATAGTAAATTTATTCCTTCTAAAAAATCTATTTGTTCTGTTTTTAAAAGTTGAAATATCATTCTGATCGCTTCTTTTTTTTGAGAATTACTACCGTATTTAAGTATTATGTTAAAAGGTGCTAGATCCACACTTTTAAAATCAGGGTTTGAAATTTCCAATATTTTTTCTTCGAAGTCTTCCGAAAAATATGTTGGGCTCCTTGGTTTTAAAAGCATTAATTTTATTATAGGATAATATGGAAAAAAAATTATTGAGTTTAAAAGATCTAAGATCTTTAGATCAATTAGATTTAAAGCTAGATATAAAAAGAAGAAAAATATGTTTGTTTTTATTATTGGTAACACTCCAAATATAATTGTTAAAAACATTATAATTTTTTTCATTCTTTTGTATATGCCTCCAATACTTTAATGTTTTTTTCTAACCTTATCTTTTCAAGGACACGTTCAAGACCTTTAGAATTACAAGAAGTAAGGATTATATTTAATTCATTTTTTTCTTTGTTAAAGAATACGAAGTCAGTTTCTCTAATGTATTTTTTTATTTCGTTTACCTCGAATTCTTTGGAAACAGATATTTTAATAAAGGAGTATGGAATTTTGAATCTTCGAAATCTTTCATCTATTTTTTCGAAAATTAAATTGAACTTTTCTACATCAGTTGTTATTGTTTGTTTTTCAAGTTCCAATGAAACATATAGAAGATTGGATAGCCAATCTGATAAAAGCTTCAAATAGGTTTCTGTGTTTTTGTTTATCTTTTCTGGGTCAATGTTTTCAATGACTACAAAGCCAACAGTTTTGTTTTTTTGCGATATTTTTGCGGCCATAACCGGCTCCATTGAAAAGTCAACATTTTCATCTGAGAGATATAAAACGCTTGCAGATGAGAAGCCTAATTCATTTGCAGTTGAAATAATTTTTGATTTTTCAATGGGAAATGAGTTAGGAAGAATTTGTGAACCTTTTCTTACTTTTAATCTTAAAAAATTGTTTTTGCTGATTGTATATATGGAGACGGTTATTGCATTTACGAAGTCTGAGATAAGTTCAACTGCTTCGTTGAATATATCTTCTGGGTTGTTGAATTCTATCTCCTTTAGTTTATCAACAAATAGTGATACACCTTTATTTTCGAGTAGTAGTTTGTTTTGCAAGTCTTTCGTTAATGAAGAGTATTTCTTTATATTTTCTTTAAGTCGTTTAATTTTTTCGTTTAGTATCTTTATCTGATTTGCTTGTTCGTTTATTTTTTGGATGTACATATCTCTAAAAAATCCTATTAGAAATCCTATTGATAAGATAATTAGTGGTATGCGCATAACAGACCATGAAAATATCACTGAAAAGATGTTGATTTTGTAGTGTATGTAAAGTGAAGTAAAATAGTAAAATAAGCTCAAAGATGTGGAAAAAAAGAAAAGATTTATACCATGTCTTATTGAAATGTAAATATTCAATACAAAATAAGGATTTGGATATGATAGAACATATCCGTAGTATTTAAATAATATATCTATAAAGAATATGATTGTGTTGAGAACTATGATTTCAATATAATTAAAGTATTTTTGCATATTTTTCCTCCGTTTTATATTATAACAAAAATTACTGGAATGTTATAAAAGTATTATTTTTGTAACTTTTATTACAATTTTGACTAGGAATTTTTCAGAAAAATGTTTAAAATATATATAGATACTCAAATAAATATCTTATTGGAAAATTCCATATATAAATTGACAAATGTAAATATATTGTGTATAATAATGAACGTAAATAAATATTGTGATAATAATAAGTTTCTTTTCTAAAAAACAGGATGGGGAGGGGATGTTATGAAAAAACTTTGGAGAAAGATAGTTGTTTTTGCGCTTGTGGCATTACCATTTGTTATTGCTACTGTGGGTAACATTACTTTGTGGCCAGGTAAAGGTGGAGGAAAATAAAAAAAGAAAAAAAGCGGGTGATTATGTGGGGAGTGGGTTGAAGTCTTTAGTTTTAAAAATGAATTTTGTAACTATATATGCATTTTCATTGGGAGCGATTTATTTGCTCCTTCTTTTTCTTTCTTATGTGAAATATGGTTTTGACTTTAGGGATATAAATTTTTATTTAATGCTTCTGTTTTATCTGTTATTTGAATTTATTCCTGTAAGATTTCAGACATTTTTTGAAAGAAAATTTGATGAGAGTAAGAAAACAATTGATATGTTTTTTAGTGTAGGGTTAATTATTTCAATTCTTTCGACAATAATACTAAAAATTACGAATGCGTTGGTTTTGCCGTTAATTGTTTTTTTAATTTTAAGAGTTAGGGTTTTGTTTTCAAAAGAGTACTATTTTTTTATTTTTAATGTTTCTATGATAGGTATATTGGTTTTTGTTGTTTCAAAATTTTTTGAGATTTTTTCTTTTAAAAATATTGTTTTATCTTCTCTTTATGTGGCTGGAATTTCTGCTGTATATTCAATATTCAATTTGATATTTAGCTTTTTATTTTTGACTTTTATGTATAAAGACTTTTCAAAGAAATATTTTAATATGCTCATTGGTGATGGAAGGTTTTACAATATTCTTTCTACGAGTTTGAATGCTTTTTTAGTGTATTTTTTGTATAGGTTAATAGGAATTTCTGCTATTCCCGTTTCGTTTTTTACCATATCTAGTATTCAGCTTGGAAATTATTATGCAACAAAATATAGAAATGCAAAACTGGAGCTTTTGATGGCACTTGCTAAAAGCTTAGAAGAAAAAGATAGTTATACCTTAGGACATGGAGAAAATGTTGCAAAACTTTCTGTGGAGATAGCAAAAGAATTGGGTTTTAGTGATAATGATTTAAAGTTACTAGAAATTGCAGGTATTTTACATGATGTTGGAAAAATAGGTATTCCAGATATAATTATTTCAAAGATGGATAAGTTAACTTCAGAAGAGTATGAAATAATGAAAGAGCATTCTGTAAAAGGCTATGAAATACTGAAAAATATTACAGAATACAAAGATACTGTAGCAACATGGGTTCTTCATCACCATGAAAGATGGGATGGAAATGGTTATCCAGGTGGATTAAAAGAGGAAGAAATCCCATTGTTTTCAAGAATATTAACAATTTCAGATGTCTTTGATGCAATAACGAGTGATAGACCGTATAGAAGGGCATGGAGTAGAAAAAAAGCTATAGCATTTATTAAAGATAACTCGGATATAATCTTTGATCCCGAAATTGTTAATGTTTTTTTAAAAGTGATTGGGGAGGACTAAAAATGATTTTATATATTTTTTTAATTGCATTTTTCATGTCTTTGATAACAAAAAGAATAATAAAAGTAATTGGAAGAAGTTATAAATACTTTTATCTGTTTCCAGTACCTTTCATTTTGCAGGTTATTCCATACTATAGAGAGATTCTAATGCCTTTTTCTTTTTCTTTTTTGATTATTCTTTTACTTTTAAACAAGCATGTTCCAGGATTTTCACTTATAACCATAGGTACCGTTTTGAACTCATTTGCGATGATGTTATATAACTGGAGGATGCCTGTGTTAAAAAGTTTGGCGGAAAAATTTGCTCTTCCCGTTGGTATGAGGCATGTTTTGGTGGATAAATTTAATTGGAGTTTGTTTTTTGGAGATTGGATTCCCGTAGTTTTGCCGTGGAAGGAGTATTATATAATAAGTATAGGTGATATCTTTGTATATATTGGGGTCTTTTGTTTTTTGCTTAAGGTAAATAAAAAAACATGAGAAAAAAATACTCCCGAAAGGGAGTTTTTTTCAATATATCTGTGATAAAATTAAAAAAAGGAGGGAAATATATGAATATCTTTGCGATTGATACTTCAACGCCGCAAATAGCAGTTTTCTATAAAACTTTGGATAAGTTGCTTACTTATTCTTTTATGTCTAAAGAAAAACATACAAAAAACATTAGTGCTTTAATTAAAACTTTAAAAGAGGAGATAAATTTTGAAGAGATAGATGTTGTTGGCATAGGGATAGGACCTGGAAGCTTGACGGGATTGAGGATAGGTATATCTTTTGCGCTCGGTCTTGGTATAGACAAAAAAATAGTTACAGTACCATCCACCAAGTTAATTGCTGCAAATTTGTTGTATTGTGGAAAAGATATTGTAGTTGTAAGAAAGGCAAGGAGTGGATATGTGTATGGTGCAGTCTATACGGAAAACTTGGAAACCAAGGTACCTCCATTTGTTGAAGAAATTGAAAAGTTTAAACAAAAATTAGAAGGTGATTATTTTTTAATAGGAGATGCTGCAGAATTTTTTGGGGAAAAATTACCAGATGTTTTTGATTATCCCGTTCCAAAGATGTTGGGAATGTTTGTTGAAGAAGAAATAAAAAAGAAAAATTTTGTTGATAAAGTAGAACCCCTTTATATACAGAAATCTATTGCGGAGATTAATTTTGAAAAGAGGCAAAGAAAGGATGGGTAATTTGGAAAAATTAACTCCAATGATGAAGCAATATATGGGGATAAAGGAAAAATATAAAGATGCAATACTTTTATTTAGACTTGGTGATTTTTACGAAGCATTTTTTGAGGATGCGGAAATAATCTCAAAAGTGTTGAATATTGTTTTAACAAAAAGGCAAAATGCCCCCATGGCGGGGATACCGTACCATGCATTAGATAATTATTTAAAAAAACTTGTTGAAAGTGGGTATAAGGTTGCGATATGTGAACAAATGGAAGATGCATCTCAGGCAAAGGGAATAGTGAAAAGAGAAGTGACAAGGGTAATAACTCCTGGTACTATTATTGAAGATGAACTTCTTTCAAATGATAATAATTATTTAATGGCGGTAATATTTGATGAAAAATATGTTTCTGCCTTTATAGATGTTTCAACTGGTGAATTGTTTTTGAAATCTTTTGATACCTTTTTAGAGTTTGTTGATTTTGTGAAAATTTCAAGTATATCGCAAGTAATTTGTAGTAAAGAGTTGTTTGATAAATTAAAAGAAGAAATACCTCACCTTTTTGTTGAAGAACTGGATGAATGGTATTTTCAAGGCTATGAAGAAAAGATAAAAGAAACATACGGGCTTTTTTCCATTGAACATCTCGAAATAACTGAACTTGAAAAAAAGGTATTAGGTGCTTTGTTTAAGTACCTTGAATACACTTTGATGGAAAATAAACCACCACAAAAACCTAAAAGATTAGAAGGTTCAAAGTATATGATTTTAGATTCAAAAACCGTTGAAAATTTATCTCTTATTCCTGGAGAAAAAGGTAAGAATTTATTTGATATACTTAATAAAACAAAGACGTCTATGGGAGCAAGGCTTTTAAAAAAGTGGATTTTGCAACCTTTAAAAGAAAAAAAAGAGATATTGGAAAGGCAAAAGTTGGTAGAAGCGTTTTATAACGATCATCTTCTTTTAAATGAAGTAAGGGAATACTTAAGTGGTGTTTATGACTTAGAGAGGATTTTAACTAGATTAGGTTATGGAAAAGTTTCACCTAAAGATCTTGTTTCCCTGAAGAGAAGCCTGTATTTGGTTCCAAGTATAAAAGATGCTTTGAGAACTAATGAAAATCTAGTGAGTTTTGCACAGAGTTTGAATGAATTTAATGAAGTTGTAGGTATTTTGGAAAAAGCCTTGTATGATGAGCCATCAAATGCTCCAGGAGACGGTAATGTAATAAAAGGTGGGTATTCTGTTGAATTAGATGATTATCGTAATTTGTTATTTCATTCTGAGGAAAAACTCAAGGAGTTTCAAGAAAGTGAACGGGAAAAGACTGGTATTCAAAAATTAAGGGTAGGTTTTAATCAAGTCTTTGGGTATTATATTGAAGTACCAAAAGGTCAGGTGAAAAATGTTCCAGATTATTACATTAGAAAGCAAACGCTTGTGAATTCAGAAAGGTATATAACGCAAGAATTGAAGGAATTTGAGGAAAAAATAATGTCTGCTCGTGAAAAGGTAGAATTGATAGAAAAAAGTTTATTTGAAGAATTGAAACAGAAACTTTCTGAGTATATAGATGGTTTAAGAAATTTAGCACAGAAGTTATCTGAGCTAGATGCTATTTCGAACCTTGCTATGGTTGCTAGATTGTATGGATATACAAAACCCAAATTTACAGGTGGAGAGTTTTATGTGAAAAATGCTAGGCATGCTGTTGTTGAGCGGTATGTTTCAGATTTTGTGGCAAATGATATATACATGGATGATAGAAGGAGAATGTATATAGTTACAGGTCCTAATATGAGTGGGAAGAGTACGTACATTAGACAGGTAGGTTTAATAGCCGTTATGGCACAAATTGGTTCTTTTGTACCGGCGGATGATGCAGAAATTCCCATTTTTGATAGGGTATTCACACGAATGGGAGCCCGTGATGATATTTCAACTGGTAAGAGTACTTTTTTAATAGAAATGAGTGAAGTAGCTTTGATACTTGAAAAAGCTACGAAAAAAAGTTTGGTGTTATTGGATGAGGTTGGTAGAGGAACAAGTACATTTGATGGAATAAGTATTGCTTGGGCTATGAGTGAATATATATACAATGAAATAGGATGTGAAACTATGTTTGCAACTCACTTTACGGAGCTTACAGAACTTTCAGATGTTTATGAAGGAATTAAAAATTTAACAATAGAGGTAAGGGAGACAAACAATGGTGTGGTGTTTTTGCATAAGGTTGTTGAAGGAATCGCAGATAGAAGTTATGGTATAGAGGTTGCTCAAATAGCTGGTGTTCCTGATGGAGTTGTAGAACGTGCAAAAGAGATTTTAGATATAATTTCTCAAAAGAGTGAACTTGAGAAAAAAGTAAGGGTTTTAAAGGAAGGACAACTTAAGAAGATAAAGAGTAAGAAAAAAATACCAGAAGGACAACTTTCACTTTTCGAGGTGGGTGACATAGAATGAGATTGAGTACATTTATTTGGAAAAATTATATTAAGATAATTTTATTGTTATTAGTTATTTCATTTTTTATAATTTTTTCGATTTATTTTATGTTAAGTAATAGATTAAATGAGCAGATTGAATCCATGTCAGTAACTTTTGTGAAAAACACTATGGATATATTTGAACAAACACTGAAAGATTTTAGTTGGTATTTTAATAAAGAACTTGAAAATACAATAGTTGAAATAAAACAAAATCCGAAAAAGGCCGAAAAAATGTTATCTTTCCTTTTTTCAAGGGCCCCTTTTTATTTTAAAAATGTGTATATGTATATATTGGAGTATAACAAGCTAGATGAAAAAATAAAAACCAAATTGAAAGAGCCCGTAGATTATTTTGTATTTAAAAACATAGCAAAAGGAAGGTTTGAAAATAAGTTATATATTAGAGTGGAAGGGAAAGTTTATCTTTTGGAAATGTATTTACCTATTGAAATTTTTAATAACGCGCTTTTAAGTATATTAAATGTTAAGAAAAATTTTGATTTTTTAAAATCCGTTAATTTTTGTAATTATTCTGGTGACCCAATATCAGAAAAATTTCAAAGATTTAGTTTAAAAAAGGAAAAATTATTGGAAATTTTTGAAGATGAAAAGCCCTATGTTCAAATTGAAGATGGGATATATACTATACATTATCCTTGGAAAATAGAAGGTGAAAAGGAAATTTTTGGGCCTTTGCTTTTAAGTATAACCTTTGATTTTTCTTATGTCCACGAGGTGATCTTTTACATAATTTTAATTGTTATTTTTTCAATTCTTTTTGGTGTTGTAATTTCCATTAAATTTTCTCAAAAAGTTTCAAAAAAGATTTCCAATCATTTTGAAAAGTTAATTTCAAACATGAGAGAGTATAGGAAAAACAAGGTTTTTAAAATAGAAGATTTTGAAAATTGTGAGATTAAAGAAATAAATGCTCTTGTGTATGAGTATAAATATATGGTAGAAGAAATATCAGCAGCTTTCCAAGAGTTAAATGCTATGAACCAGGAATTAGAAAGTAGTTACGTAGAATTAGAAAAACTCAATAATGAACTGGAGGATTCATACCTTTATTTTAGTACAAGGCTTGCAAAAATAGCAGAAGGTTACGATGAAAATACGGGAAATCACATAGATAGAGTGGGATTGTTATCTGCTTTTATTGGTGGAAAAATGGGGCTTTCCAAGGAGTTTGTTTACAAACTTAGATTTTACGCACCACTACATGACATTGGAAAGATTTTTGTCGATAGAAGTATTTTGTTAAAGGAAGGAAAATTAACAGAAGAGGAATGGGAAGAGATGAAAAAACACACTATTTATGGAGCAGAGTTGATAGGTGATAAACCCCATTTTAAGATTGCTAAGAATATAGCACTTTGTCATCATGAAAATTGGGATGGAAGTGGTTATCCGTATGGTTTAAAGGGCGAAGATATTCCAATAGAAGCTGCAATTGTACATCTTGTTGATGTCTATGATGCATTACGTTCAGAAAGACCGTATAAAAAAGCGTTTTCTCACGAAGAAGCTATGAGAATAATATTAGAAGGTGATGGAAGAACAAAACCTGAGCATTTTTCACCTGAGATTTTGGAGATTTTTAGAAAGTATGAAAAAATAATAAAAAGGCTTTGGAATAGAATATATCAATGATATCTTTGGACGGTAAATTTGAATATTTCAAAGTTATTGTCAAAGATTCCAGCTTTTAATTTTGCTATTTTAATTTGTTCTTCTACTGTTTCAACCCCTTCTATATCAGGAAGCAGTAATCCTCTTCTAAAACCTTTTTGTACTATTATTCCAAATTTTTTGGGATCCAGCTCGTTAATTGAATCTAC is a genomic window containing:
- the pelF gene encoding GT4 family glycosyltransferase PelF — translated: MIKLKVGIIFEGTYPYVVGGVSSWGHSLIKNIKDMEFCVIHVGDIPKERQFKYEFPKNVTDYFEFSLFAQYKFKNKKKIAKKFTNELSKIIKYPFDEKAMGKKLYHLFENNNSFDFTSFLKSDFYWNSIINFYQKYLPYENFPNYYWTLYSMMIPFLNAMTIDLPKCDIYHTITTGYAGISAILNGLKYNKPVVLTEHGIYHRERQLEILRSDWIKEEFKTGWIKLFNTISSIVYQGAKKITTLFKDNQKFEKEFCSDDSKMFVIPNGIDVEKFKDIKYKKEKHPFNVGLVGRVVEIKDIKTAIKAARIVKDKIKDFKLYIIGPKDEEPEYFKECYEMVELFNLKDTVEFTGMVDVKKYYENLNLLLLTSVSEGQPFVILEAFSIGIPVIATNVGACRELVYGSKEDIIGPAGIIVKPKDFKSIANAIITLYENDTFREKASEIGKKRVLLRYTLKQMIKNYKNLYLSVVK
- a CDS encoding HD-GYP domain-containing protein — encoded protein: MKSLVLKMNFVTIYAFSLGAIYLLLLFLSYVKYGFDFRDINFYLMLLFYLLFEFIPVRFQTFFERKFDESKKTIDMFFSVGLIISILSTIILKITNALVLPLIVFLILRVRVLFSKEYYFFIFNVSMIGILVFVVSKFFEIFSFKNIVLSSLYVAGISAVYSIFNLIFSFLFLTFMYKDFSKKYFNMLIGDGRFYNILSTSLNAFLVYFLYRLIGISAIPVSFFTISSIQLGNYYATKYRNAKLELLMALAKSLEEKDSYTLGHGENVAKLSVEIAKELGFSDNDLKLLEIAGILHDVGKIGIPDIIISKMDKLTSEEYEIMKEHSVKGYEILKNITEYKDTVATWVLHHHERWDGNGYPGGLKEEEIPLFSRILTISDVFDAITSDRPYRRAWSRKKAIAFIKDNSDIIFDPEIVNVFLKVIGED
- a CDS encoding DUF5317 family protein, producing the protein MILYIFLIAFFMSLITKRIIKVIGRSYKYFYLFPVPFILQVIPYYREILMPFSFSFLIILLLLNKHVPGFSLITIGTVLNSFAMMLYNWRMPVLKSLAEKFALPVGMRHVLVDKFNWSLFFGDWIPVVLPWKEYYIISIGDIFVYIGVFCFLLKVNKKT
- the tsaB gene encoding tRNA (adenosine(37)-N6)-threonylcarbamoyltransferase complex dimerization subunit type 1 TsaB codes for the protein MNIFAIDTSTPQIAVFYKTLDKLLTYSFMSKEKHTKNISALIKTLKEEINFEEIDVVGIGIGPGSLTGLRIGISFALGLGIDKKIVTVPSTKLIAANLLYCGKDIVVVRKARSGYVYGAVYTENLETKVPPFVEEIEKFKQKLEGDYFLIGDAAEFFGEKLPDVFDYPVPKMLGMFVEEEIKKKNFVDKVEPLYIQKSIAEINFEKRQRKDG
- the mutS gene encoding DNA mismatch repair protein MutS — protein: MGNLEKLTPMMKQYMGIKEKYKDAILLFRLGDFYEAFFEDAEIISKVLNIVLTKRQNAPMAGIPYHALDNYLKKLVESGYKVAICEQMEDASQAKGIVKREVTRVITPGTIIEDELLSNDNNYLMAVIFDEKYVSAFIDVSTGELFLKSFDTFLEFVDFVKISSISQVICSKELFDKLKEEIPHLFVEELDEWYFQGYEEKIKETYGLFSIEHLEITELEKKVLGALFKYLEYTLMENKPPQKPKRLEGSKYMILDSKTVENLSLIPGEKGKNLFDILNKTKTSMGARLLKKWILQPLKEKKEILERQKLVEAFYNDHLLLNEVREYLSGVYDLERILTRLGYGKVSPKDLVSLKRSLYLVPSIKDALRTNENLVSFAQSLNEFNEVVGILEKALYDEPSNAPGDGNVIKGGYSVELDDYRNLLFHSEEKLKEFQESEREKTGIQKLRVGFNQVFGYYIEVPKGQVKNVPDYYIRKQTLVNSERYITQELKEFEEKIMSAREKVELIEKSLFEELKQKLSEYIDGLRNLAQKLSELDAISNLAMVARLYGYTKPKFTGGEFYVKNARHAVVERYVSDFVANDIYMDDRRRMYIVTGPNMSGKSTYIRQVGLIAVMAQIGSFVPADDAEIPIFDRVFTRMGARDDISTGKSTFLIEMSEVALILEKATKKSLVLLDEVGRGTSTFDGISIAWAMSEYIYNEIGCETMFATHFTELTELSDVYEGIKNLTIEVRETNNGVVFLHKVVEGIADRSYGIEVAQIAGVPDGVVERAKEILDIISQKSELEKKVRVLKEGQLKKIKSKKKIPEGQLSLFEVGDIE
- a CDS encoding HD-GYP domain-containing protein, which produces MRLSTFIWKNYIKIILLLLVISFFIIFSIYFMLSNRLNEQIESMSVTFVKNTMDIFEQTLKDFSWYFNKELENTIVEIKQNPKKAEKMLSFLFSRAPFYFKNVYMYILEYNKLDEKIKTKLKEPVDYFVFKNIAKGRFENKLYIRVEGKVYLLEMYLPIEIFNNALLSILNVKKNFDFLKSVNFCNYSGDPISEKFQRFSLKKEKLLEIFEDEKPYVQIEDGIYTIHYPWKIEGEKEIFGPLLLSITFDFSYVHEVIFYIILIVIFSILFGVVISIKFSQKVSKKISNHFEKLISNMREYRKNKVFKIEDFENCEIKEINALVYEYKYMVEEISAAFQELNAMNQELESSYVELEKLNNELEDSYLYFSTRLAKIAEGYDENTGNHIDRVGLLSAFIGGKMGLSKEFVYKLRFYAPLHDIGKIFVDRSILLKEGKLTEEEWEEMKKHTIYGAELIGDKPHFKIAKNIALCHHENWDGSGYPYGLKGEDIPIEAAIVHLVDVYDALRSERPYKKAFSHEEAMRIILEGDGRTKPEHFSPEILEIFRKYEKIIKRLWNRIYQ